From Desulfuromonas soudanensis, the proteins below share one genomic window:
- a CDS encoding CARDB domain-containing protein produces the protein MCAYALPKRVLRSGVLIAAIRPLFSTALLTLLLFCTPSLAAAFTAQQLGDYGNVSVMEVTGNFDAHLPDGTTNAEPRRVIAKEFYKTHKDEYDFLVIFTDFDFLMPDAETVAFYVGIKNDVQGIGSALFDYSSSYGSAGRLQGTVDMGTLADNASDPAAPQFENTLDTLNHELLHRWGARVKYQDTTGEMSTALIGKDGSHWSFLLDTKGSLEYGNRWQDNGDGTFTSIEARKYFSPLDLYLMGMVDAGAVPPMLLIENPQIDPTKISEVGAIISGVARTVTIEDIIAAEGPRIPSAADAQKSFKAAFIYATSPGTFNGKDLRAIENIRNGFLTRYSILTDGESLVQVAVAPRDDLPTNPGITPPFYMPRSQSPSVDDGIAWLLANQKQDGSWVDAPETMPRDTAEAVTALNALGSVGPQLDLGMTWLGGSSTFNSDFLARKIEALLRAGRDAAPEIAELASRQNPDGGWGLSGSYVSDPTDTALVLRVLGQAGYSNTTVVAQGIDYLTTHQNADGGWSSDRFSSLIQPTANALVALNNHQTLYPLGDSIAQGVAFLKSKQNPDGGFGNSPSTVYDSAVALLAMNEVGLGAGATGGGVSFLLGQQAENGSWYDSPYQTAVAVQAISLAGDEPDLSIEAADITFTPERIVKVPSNAVVNVRVWNQGRSEVPQAKVILYKGDVAEANKIGEQTLAFPGLSSVVVTFAASVADWREQTFSVVVDPDDFAAESNEDNNRAEQVLLLDDSADFEIRPGDISFSPETAISSEAVAVSIANLGLTDGSQVKVVIYDGTTKVGEQWVDLPALSSASVNFPIHLGDGKGHPFTVIVDPDNRIKESNESNNKAETVLSSVVVYDFEISPADISVEPNPADFRDDLRISARIFNRGSRDAFNVQVRFSVEQEGGVFDLSTLTLDIPAGTAATGEFVWSADRVGVDLPLSVQVDPFNAFQELSETNNRASVPLTVNPPTQPNLTVSHNDLVITPDPANERGSATISALVKNIGFSTAQDVRVAFYLGVVGNGAVMLGSQTIPTLGAGENAPVSLDWPEISEPGGGKVISVVVDPENLIGEIAEDDNEAFRTLQILSLPDLVVEPGSIDLAPAIPKEGDAVEVMVTVLNRGDQIAENVIVNLLEGEIVIGSRLIAQIGGNSQSEATFVYDATGQSGSHVLKVVVDPDSLILEQSEDNNLAVKTFIIQNSDNWVSEPYISPNGDEVQDTTTFGFRLEIPVTVVVAVLNDENQIVRLFRGEEFENTTGGSVLWDGLNDRGTVVDDGVYQLQLLDEKGSVLGQAAVVVDNNRSLFAEAIGTPYLLHNNLTCALPQTQFGENFKWLPDESGLLFEISKYSSSAEFVFGVGPS, from the coding sequence ATGTGTGCGTATGCCTTGCCTAAAAGGGTATTGCGGTCCGGCGTTCTGATTGCAGCCATAAGGCCCCTTTTCTCGACGGCGCTGTTGACCCTTTTATTGTTCTGCACCCCCTCCCTGGCCGCAGCATTTACCGCTCAACAACTCGGCGATTACGGGAATGTTTCGGTCATGGAGGTGACCGGCAACTTCGACGCTCACTTGCCTGACGGTACCACGAATGCCGAGCCTCGACGGGTAATTGCCAAAGAGTTTTACAAGACCCACAAGGACGAATACGACTTTCTCGTCATTTTCACCGATTTCGACTTCCTGATGCCGGATGCCGAGACCGTGGCCTTTTATGTCGGCATCAAAAATGATGTGCAGGGGATCGGCTCGGCACTTTTTGATTACTCTTCCTCCTATGGTAGCGCCGGCCGGCTTCAGGGGACGGTCGACATGGGGACTTTGGCCGACAATGCTTCTGATCCCGCGGCCCCCCAATTTGAGAACACGCTTGACACCCTTAACCATGAGCTCCTGCATCGCTGGGGGGCTCGGGTAAAATATCAGGACACGACGGGTGAAATGAGCACCGCCCTGATTGGAAAGGACGGCTCCCATTGGAGCTTCCTCCTCGATACCAAGGGATCGCTGGAGTACGGCAATCGCTGGCAGGATAATGGGGACGGCACATTCACCTCCATCGAAGCCCGCAAGTATTTCAGCCCTCTCGATCTGTACCTGATGGGGATGGTCGATGCCGGTGCCGTACCGCCCATGCTCCTCATCGAAAATCCGCAGATCGATCCGACCAAGATTTCGGAAGTCGGCGCAATCATCAGCGGGGTTGCGCGCACGGTCACCATCGAGGACATCATCGCCGCCGAAGGACCACGCATCCCCTCGGCGGCCGATGCTCAGAAGAGCTTCAAGGCTGCATTCATCTATGCAACCTCCCCCGGGACATTTAATGGCAAGGACCTTCGTGCCATTGAGAACATCCGCAATGGCTTTCTGACGCGCTACTCCATCCTCACGGACGGCGAGAGCCTGGTCCAGGTAGCGGTCGCTCCCAGGGATGACCTGCCAACCAACCCCGGCATTACCCCCCCCTTTTACATGCCCCGTTCGCAGTCACCCTCAGTGGATGATGGGATCGCCTGGCTTTTGGCCAACCAGAAGCAAGACGGCAGCTGGGTTGACGCACCGGAGACGATGCCGCGCGACACCGCCGAAGCGGTCACCGCCCTTAATGCTCTCGGCTCTGTTGGCCCTCAACTCGATCTGGGAATGACCTGGCTCGGTGGCAGCTCTACCTTCAACAGTGACTTTTTGGCCAGGAAGATCGAGGCATTGCTGCGGGCGGGAAGGGACGCTGCTCCTGAGATCGCCGAACTGGCATCGCGACAAAATCCCGATGGGGGCTGGGGACTTTCGGGCAGCTATGTCAGCGATCCGACCGATACCGCCCTGGTTCTGAGAGTCTTAGGACAGGCCGGCTATTCCAACACGACGGTGGTCGCTCAGGGGATCGATTATCTGACGACTCATCAAAATGCCGATGGCGGATGGAGCAGCGATAGATTTTCCAGTCTGATTCAACCTACCGCCAATGCCCTTGTCGCTTTGAACAATCACCAAACGCTTTACCCCTTAGGGGACTCTATCGCGCAAGGTGTGGCATTTCTGAAGTCGAAACAAAATCCCGATGGAGGGTTCGGCAACAGCCCGAGTACCGTTTACGATAGCGCCGTGGCCCTCCTGGCCATGAACGAAGTCGGCTTGGGTGCGGGAGCGACCGGTGGGGGAGTGAGCTTTTTGCTGGGGCAGCAGGCTGAAAACGGCAGCTGGTACGACAGCCCCTACCAGACGGCCGTTGCCGTGCAGGCGATTTCCCTGGCGGGCGACGAGCCGGATCTGTCCATCGAGGCGGCGGATATCACCTTCACGCCCGAGAGAATCGTGAAGGTGCCGAGCAACGCCGTGGTCAATGTCAGGGTCTGGAACCAGGGCCGGTCGGAGGTCCCCCAGGCAAAGGTCATCCTCTACAAGGGGGACGTTGCCGAGGCCAACAAGATTGGCGAGCAGACCCTGGCTTTTCCCGGGCTTTCTTCGGTGGTCGTAACCTTTGCGGCTTCGGTGGCCGATTGGCGTGAACAGACCTTTTCCGTCGTGGTGGACCCGGACGATTTCGCTGCGGAATCGAACGAAGATAACAACCGCGCCGAACAGGTCCTGTTGCTGGATGACTCGGCCGATTTCGAAATTCGTCCCGGAGACATTTCCTTCTCTCCGGAGACCGCCATTTCTTCCGAGGCGGTCGCGGTCTCCATCGCCAACCTTGGTCTAACCGACGGCTCGCAGGTGAAGGTCGTCATTTATGATGGAACGACCAAGGTCGGTGAGCAATGGGTTGATCTCCCGGCGCTGTCCTCTGCGTCGGTCAACTTCCCTATCCACCTCGGCGACGGAAAGGGACATCCTTTTACCGTTATCGTGGATCCGGATAACCGGATCAAAGAATCGAATGAATCCAACAACAAGGCGGAGACTGTGCTCAGCTCCGTCGTGGTTTACGATTTTGAAATATCGCCTGCTGATATTTCCGTGGAGCCGAATCCTGCCGATTTCAGAGACGATTTGAGGATTTCTGCCCGGATTTTCAATCGGGGGAGTCGCGATGCCTTCAACGTCCAGGTCCGATTTTCCGTCGAACAGGAGGGCGGGGTCTTCGACCTGAGTACCTTGACGCTCGATATCCCCGCCGGCACTGCGGCTACCGGTGAGTTTGTCTGGTCCGCCGACAGGGTGGGGGTCGATCTCCCGCTGTCGGTGCAGGTCGATCCGTTCAATGCCTTTCAGGAACTCTCCGAGACGAACAACCGCGCTTCGGTTCCCCTGACGGTCAATCCCCCTACCCAGCCCAATCTGACCGTTTCCCACAACGACCTTGTCATTACTCCCGACCCCGCAAATGAGAGGGGTTCGGCCACGATCTCAGCACTTGTGAAAAACATCGGTTTTTCAACGGCTCAGGATGTCAGGGTGGCTTTCTACCTGGGCGTTGTCGGCAACGGTGCCGTAATGCTGGGAAGTCAAACAATCCCGACCCTGGGGGCGGGAGAAAACGCCCCGGTAAGCCTTGATTGGCCGGAGATCAGCGAGCCCGGCGGCGGAAAAGTAATTTCTGTTGTCGTCGACCCGGAAAACCTGATTGGCGAGATTGCCGAGGACGACAACGAAGCCTTCAGAACCCTTCAGATTCTCAGTTTGCCGGACCTGGTGGTGGAACCCGGTTCGATTGACCTCGCTCCGGCCATTCCGAAGGAGGGGGATGCGGTTGAGGTCATGGTTACGGTGCTGAATCGTGGTGACCAGATCGCAGAGAACGTGATCGTGAATCTCCTTGAAGGGGAAATCGTTATCGGATCGCGGCTAATTGCCCAGATCGGGGGGAATTCCCAGTCTGAAGCCACCTTTGTCTACGATGCGACCGGTCAATCGGGGAGCCATGTTTTGAAGGTCGTGGTCGACCCGGACAGCCTGATTCTTGAGCAGAGTGAGGACAACAACCTGGCTGTTAAGACGTTCATCATTCAAAATTCCGACAACTGGGTTTCCGAGCCCTACATTTCACCCAACGGCGATGAGGTTCAGGACACGACAACCTTCGGTTTTCGCCTGGAAATCCCCGTCACGGTCGTCGTGGCCGTATTAAATGATGAAAATCAAATTGTGCGACTCTTCCGGGGCGAGGAGTTTGAAAACACGACCGGCGGCAGCGTCCTCTGGGATGGCCTTAACGACCGGGGAACGGTCGTCGATGACGGTGTGTACCAACTGCAGTTACTGGATGAAAAGGGGAGTGTCCTCGGTCAGGCGGCGGTGGTGGTCGACAACAACCGGTCCCTCTTCGCCGAGGCGATTGGGACGCCTTATCTGTTGCATAACAACCTGACCTGCGCTTTGCCGCAAACCCAATTTGGTGAAAACTTCAAATGGCTGCCTGATGAGAGCGGACTGCTGTTCGAGATAAGTAAGTACTCCTCCTCTGCGGAATTTGTGTTCGGGGTCGGACCTAGCTAA
- the acnA gene encoding aconitate hydratase AcnA, with protein MTRTGKDSLGTRKTLTVDGKDYDYFSLKAAANEIGDISRLPFSLKVLLENLLRHEDGRSVTVEDIRAVKKWLDNKTSDEEIAFRPARILLQDFTGVPAVVDLAAMREAMKNLSGDPDKINPMAAVDLIIDHSVMVDEFGTPEAFKANVKREFERNGERYEFLKWGQQAFHNFRVVPPGTGICHQVNLEYLGQTIWSEEDEESGSTVAYPDTLVGTDSHTTMINGLAVLGWGVGGIEAEAAMLGQPISMMIPEVVGFKMNGRLKEGATATDLVLTVTQMLREKGVVGKFVEFYGDGLENLSLADRATISNMSPEYGATCGFFPIDQETLAYLEFTGRSPERIRLVEAYAKEQGMWREKGHEPVFTETLSLDLAEVEPAIAGPKRPQDKILLKDAAVAFKAHLAKNRGLTPKGPESEMLEEGGMLSGEESKKANARRYALEGVDYDLGEGDVVIAAITSCTNTSNPSVMLGAGLLARNALEKGLRVKPWVKTSLAPGSQVVTDYLEKAGLQEDLNALGFNLVGYGCTTCIGNSGPLPDPIRKAIEKHDMTVCGVLSGNRNFEGRINPHVRANYLASPPLVVAYALAGSLKVDLLKDPLGQDQDGKDVYLQDIWPSNREIAEFIGKAVTPEMFRERYANVFDGTEEWQAIDGGGGTTYDWNPDSTYVKNPPFFDDMKIEPEPVKDLKGAYCLALLGDSTTTDHISPAGAIKADSPAGRYLQENGVDIPHFNSFGSRRGNHEVMMRGTFGNIRIRNEMLDNVEGGYTLHVPSGEQMAIFDAAMKYQKDGQDLVVIAGKEYGTGSSRDWAAKGTILLGVKAVVAESYERIHRSNLIGMGVLPLQFRDGTTRTSLDLTGKETFDIQGMNDISPRDDLTLTVHYEDGGTKEVPVAVRIDTEDEMDYYRNGGILHYVLRNLAG; from the coding sequence ATGACACGGACCGGCAAAGACTCACTCGGCACGCGCAAAACCCTGACGGTTGACGGAAAAGACTATGATTATTTCAGCCTGAAGGCTGCCGCCAATGAAATCGGCGATATTTCCCGACTGCCCTTTTCCCTGAAAGTGCTGTTGGAGAATCTGCTGCGCCACGAAGACGGCCGCTCGGTCACCGTTGAGGACATCAGGGCGGTAAAGAAATGGCTGGATAACAAGACCTCCGATGAGGAAATCGCTTTTCGCCCGGCGCGGATCCTGTTGCAGGACTTTACCGGGGTGCCGGCGGTGGTCGACCTGGCCGCCATGCGCGAAGCGATGAAAAACCTCTCCGGAGACCCGGACAAGATCAACCCGATGGCGGCTGTCGATTTGATTATCGACCATTCGGTGATGGTCGACGAGTTCGGGACGCCCGAGGCGTTCAAGGCCAATGTGAAGCGGGAGTTTGAAAGGAACGGCGAACGCTATGAATTTCTGAAATGGGGGCAGCAGGCCTTCCACAATTTCCGCGTGGTGCCGCCGGGCACGGGCATCTGTCACCAGGTCAATCTCGAATATCTGGGGCAGACGATCTGGAGCGAAGAAGACGAGGAATCCGGCAGCACCGTGGCCTATCCCGATACCCTGGTCGGCACCGATTCGCACACCACCATGATCAACGGACTCGCCGTCCTGGGCTGGGGGGTCGGCGGCATCGAGGCCGAGGCCGCCATGCTCGGTCAGCCGATCTCGATGATGATCCCGGAAGTCGTCGGCTTCAAGATGAACGGCAGGCTCAAGGAAGGCGCGACCGCGACGGATCTCGTTCTGACCGTCACCCAGATGCTCCGTGAAAAAGGGGTGGTCGGCAAATTTGTCGAATTCTACGGGGACGGGCTGGAAAACCTCAGCCTGGCCGACCGGGCGACCATCTCGAACATGTCCCCTGAATATGGCGCGACCTGCGGGTTTTTCCCCATCGACCAGGAGACCCTGGCCTATCTCGAATTTACCGGCCGGTCGCCCGAGCGCATCAGGCTTGTCGAAGCCTATGCCAAAGAGCAGGGGATGTGGCGGGAAAAAGGCCATGAGCCGGTCTTTACCGAGACCCTTTCGCTCGACCTGGCCGAGGTCGAGCCGGCCATCGCCGGCCCGAAACGGCCCCAGGATAAAATCCTGCTGAAGGATGCGGCCGTGGCGTTCAAGGCCCATCTGGCCAAAAACAGGGGCCTGACGCCCAAGGGGCCGGAAAGCGAAATGCTGGAAGAGGGCGGCATGCTCTCCGGTGAAGAGAGCAAAAAGGCCAATGCCCGACGCTATGCCCTTGAGGGCGTCGATTACGACCTGGGCGAGGGCGATGTGGTGATTGCCGCCATTACCAGCTGCACCAACACCTCCAATCCCTCGGTGATGCTGGGGGCGGGGCTGCTGGCCCGCAACGCCCTGGAAAAGGGGTTGCGCGTCAAGCCGTGGGTCAAGACCTCGCTGGCGCCGGGATCCCAGGTGGTGACCGACTATCTTGAAAAAGCCGGCCTGCAGGAGGACCTGAACGCCCTCGGCTTCAACCTGGTGGGCTATGGCTGCACGACCTGCATCGGCAACTCCGGGCCGCTCCCCGACCCCATCCGCAAGGCCATCGAAAAACACGACATGACCGTCTGCGGCGTGCTTTCCGGCAACCGCAATTTCGAAGGGCGCATCAACCCCCATGTCCGCGCCAACTATCTGGCCAGCCCCCCCCTGGTGGTGGCCTATGCCCTGGCCGGAAGCCTGAAAGTGGATCTGCTGAAAGACCCGCTCGGCCAGGACCAGGATGGCAAGGATGTCTATCTGCAAGACATCTGGCCCTCCAACCGGGAGATCGCCGAATTCATCGGCAAGGCGGTGACGCCGGAGATGTTCCGCGAACGTTATGCCAATGTCTTTGACGGCACCGAGGAATGGCAGGCCATCGACGGGGGCGGCGGCACGACCTATGACTGGAACCCGGATTCAACCTATGTGAAGAACCCGCCGTTCTTCGACGACATGAAGATCGAGCCCGAACCGGTGAAGGATTTGAAGGGGGCGTATTGCCTCGCCCTGCTGGGTGATTCGACCACCACCGACCATATCTCCCCGGCCGGGGCGATCAAGGCGGATTCGCCCGCCGGCCGCTATCTGCAGGAAAATGGAGTGGACATTCCCCATTTCAATTCCTTCGGTTCGCGCCGCGGCAATCACGAAGTGATGATGCGCGGCACCTTCGGCAATATCCGCATCAGGAACGAGATGCTCGACAATGTCGAGGGCGGTTACACCCTCCACGTGCCCAGCGGCGAGCAGATGGCGATTTTCGACGCGGCGATGAAATATCAGAAGGACGGGCAGGACCTGGTGGTGATTGCCGGCAAGGAATACGGCACCGGCTCCTCCCGCGACTGGGCGGCCAAGGGGACGATACTTTTGGGCGTCAAGGCGGTGGTGGCCGAAAGCTACGAGCGCATCCACCGCTCCAACCTGATCGGCATGGGGGTTTTGCCGCTGCAGTTCCGGGACGGCACCACCCGCACCAGCCTCGACCTGACGGGCAAAGAGACTTTCGACATCCAGGGGATGAATGATATCTCCCCGCGGGACGACCTGACCCTGACCGTCCATTACGAGGATGGCGGCACCAAGGAGGTGCCGGTGGCGGTCCGGATCGATACCGAGGACGAGATGGATTACTACCGGAACGGCGGCATCCTGCACTACGTTCTGCGGAATCTCGCCGGGTAG
- a CDS encoding transposase, whose product MPRANRYFMPGYVWHITHRCHKQEFLLKFAQTRQRYIHWLYQARKRFGVEILNYAITSNHIHLVVRDGRGGNNIPAMIQLVAGRTGQEYNARKNRKGAFWEDRYHATAIETGKHLQRCLLYVDLNMVRAGVVNHPEDWAHGGYHEIQGNRRRNTIVDQNALADALELSSVEALRTAHGGWIEEALQGPHKREEAWSQSVAVGSAEFILRTQAALGLRGRNRDTAESDDAYMLRETEENYGLVFGVENGAIGPKNAHFWDVFC is encoded by the coding sequence GTGCCAAGAGCCAATCGCTATTTTATGCCGGGCTACGTTTGGCATATCACGCATCGGTGTCACAAACAGGAGTTTTTGCTGAAGTTCGCCCAAACCCGACAGCGTTATATCCATTGGCTGTACCAGGCACGCAAAAGGTTTGGCGTAGAGATTTTAAATTACGCGATCACTTCGAACCATATCCACCTCGTTGTCAGGGATGGCAGAGGAGGGAACAATATCCCCGCCATGATCCAGTTGGTCGCCGGGCGAACAGGCCAGGAATACAACGCAAGAAAGAACCGAAAAGGCGCGTTTTGGGAAGATCGCTACCACGCGACTGCCATAGAGACAGGAAAGCATCTGCAGCGCTGTCTCCTCTACGTCGACCTGAATATGGTTCGAGCCGGGGTGGTAAATCATCCCGAAGATTGGGCTCATGGCGGTTACCACGAGATCCAGGGAAACAGGCGGCGAAATACGATTGTTGATCAGAATGCTCTCGCGGACGCACTGGAGCTAAGTAGTGTGGAGGCGCTGAGAACGGCTCACGGGGGGTGGATTGAAGAGGCCCTTCAAGGCCCTCATAAGCGGGAAGAGGCCTGGTCGCAGAGTGTGGCTGTCGGGAGCGCCGAGTTTATTCTGAGAACTCAGGCAGCTCTTGGGCTCCGAGGACGCAATCGGGATACTGCTGAAAGCGATGATGCCTACATGTTGCGGGAGACAGAAGAAAATTATGGCCTTGTTTTTGGGGTCGAAAATGGGGCCATAGGGCCAAAAAACGCACATTTTTGGGATGTTTTCTGTTGA